Below is a window of Rodentibacter sp. JRC1 DNA.
TTGAGTGGCGAGCCAAACATAGCAAACCGGATGCGAAGCCTTGGGGTAAATGATTGACAAGCCGGGCTATGGCTTCTCCGCTTCAGGCAGCTACAGCCAATCAAAAATCAAATCGGATTATACCAGTGTGGTGGAGCAATCGGGGATTTATGCCGGTGATGAGGGGTATCAAATTAATGTGGGTAATCATACTCACCTAAAAGGCGGCTTAATCACTTCAAGCCAACAAGCGGAAAATGAGGGCAAAAACCGTTTCAGCACAGGCACGCTCACAGCCCAAAACATCGAAAACCATGCAAATTATAAAGGCAGTGCTTTTGGTGTTTCAGGTTCGGCAAGTGTTGGTGGAGGCGAAGCTGCAAAAGAAGTTGGTGGAGCTAAATTGATGTCGTTTGGAAACAATACGCAAGAACAAACGATTGATATAAGGACAGGTGATATTACAACCAAAACAGAAGGACAATTTTCTGTGAGTAAATCGATTGGTTTTGGTTATGACAAAGACAGCCAATCAAGTATCACCCAAAGCGGCATTAATACCGCCAATATTGAAATTCGTGATGCAAATGCTCAATTAAATAAAAATGGGAAAACTGTTGCGGAGACTTTATCAGCAATTAGGACGGATGTTACCACGGAAAGTGCGGTCAAAAATTCGGGAGTTTTAGTGAATAATTTTGATAAAGACAGAATTCAAAAAGAACTCAATACACAGCTTGCCGTTACTCAAGCATTTGATTCAAATCGCCAAGAAGTTAAGGCTGAATTGCTTGATAAGGCGGATAAGCTCTTTGAGAAAGCAAAATTAGAGCGTTATAAAAACGGAGGTAATGAAACGGAGAAATCAAGGGAATTAGAAACCGAAGCACATAAGATTTCTCAATTAACGAGTTATGTTGATACGGCATTAGGGGCAGCATGGGGTTCTATTGATAGTCTTTCAACAGCCGTATTACAAGTTACGGCACAACACGCAGATTATGCTAAAAATGCAGGGACTCATATTACAGCCGGTTCTATTTACAAAGTTGATTGCTCAGGTAGTGCAGCTCAACGCTATTGTAGAGAGGTGGATGATAAAACCAGAAAAACAGAATGGGAGGGCGGAGCTAGAGAAATTTACGACATTAATGACATTCACAATAAGGATGGTAAAAACGTAATTATTTCTAATCCTGGGATTTATAACAGTAAATATGAAGCTTTCAGTAATGCAGTGAAACAAAATCCAGATGCTGCAGAAAATGGTAATCTTTATGTTGTATTGAATAGTCCGAGTTATGAAGGAATACCGTTTCTTTCCGAAGTATTATTTTATGCTTCATATGATAAATTAAACGAAACTATCAGAGCTAAATTACCGTTAACCTATGCGGAAAGAACTAATGTACTATTGAATAAATATGCCGCAATAAAGGGGCTAACATTGGAGAAAAGTAACCATAGTCGAGGCTCTTTAACGGAAAGTGTCTCACTGCAATATACCAATAACCATTTCAAAGACAAGAACGGTAAGCCGATTCCAATACCATTAGAAAAAGTTCGTTTTGTAGGGGCTGCAGCAAATGCAGAACGTTACTATGGTGTATCTCTACTACATTTGGTCAAGCTTCCCACAATCAGGATTTTGTGGTATTACTCTCCGGTGGTTTTATAGTAGATGTGCCTAAAGCATTAATTACCCTAAATATAACAAAACCCTACCATCGCAGGGTTTTACCTATTATTAATGATTAGTTTGCAATACCTTTATGTCTTAATAAGGCGTCTAATTGCGGTTCGCGTCCGCGGAAGCGTTTAAACAGTTCCATTGGTTCTTCAGAACCACCACGGGTTAAGATTTCATCTAGGAAAGATTTTCCGGTGATCGGGTTAAAGATGCCTTCTTCTTCAAAGCGTGAGAAAGCATCGGCTGAGAGAACTTCCGCCCATAAATAGCTATAGTAACCTGCGGCATAACCACCTGCGAAAATGTGACTGAAACTGTGCGGAGCTCTTGCCCAATCTACGCTTTTAATCACTGCAACTTGAGATTTTACCGCTTTTAAAGTGTCCAAAATTTGATTGACTTTTTCCGGCTCAAAAGTGTGATGTAAGCGGAAATCGAAAATGCCAAATTCAAGCTGACGTAAGATAAACATTGCTGCTTGGAAGTTTTTGGCTTTCAATAGTTGGGTGAGCTTTTCTTTTGGCAATGGTTCTCCTGTTTCATAATGACCGGAAATAAACGCTAAGGCCTCTTCTTCCCAGCACCAGTTTTCCATAAATTGACTTGGTAATTCTACCGCATCCCAAGGTACACCGTTGATACCGGCGACATCAGACACATCAATTTGAGTGAGCATATGGTGAATACCATGACCGAATTCGTGGAATAGCGTTGTGACTTCGTCATGTGTGAATAAAGCCGGTTTGTTGCCGATAGGTGCGTTAAAGTTACAGGTTAAATAGGCAATCGGTGTTTGGATTGAACCGTCAAGTTTGCGTTTTCTGCCGATACAATCATCCATCCACGCACCACCACGTTTGTTTTCACGAGCGTAAAGATCGAGATAAAAACTTCCGCGGATTTGATCTTTTTCGTCAATTAAATCAAAGAAACGAACGTCTTTGTGCCAAGTATCTACATCAAAACGTTCTATCGCACGGATATTGAAAATACGTTTAACCAACTCAAATAGACCGGAAATAACGCGATCTTCAGGAAAATACGGGCGAAGTTCTTCATCGTTAATGGCGTATAAATGTTGTTTTTGTTTTTCGCTGTAAAAACCGATATCCCAAGGAGCAAGCTCCGTTACGCCAAAGTTTTTTTCACAATAGTCTTTCAGTTCTTGTAGTTCTTTTTCTCCCTGTGGTTTTGCCCGTTCTGCCAAACTATCTAAGAAATCTAAAACTTGCTGTGGGTTTTCTGCCATTTTGGTGGCAAGAGAAAGCTCGGTGTAAGTGTTAAAGCCGAGTAATTTTGCCAATTCTACGCGTAAGGTCAGGATTTCTTCCATAACTTGACTGTTATCCCATTTACCGGCATTTGGTCCTTGGTCTGAAGCTCTTGTGGTGTAGGCTCGATACATTTCTTCACGTAACGCACGGTTTTCACAATAGGTCATTACAGGTAAATAGCTTGGAATTTCAAGGGTAAATCGGTAGCCTTTTAAATCTTTATTTTCGGCGGATTGTTTTGCGGCCAGTAGGGCGGATTCCGGTAAGCCTGTGAGTTCCGCTTCATCTTCTATCACTTTTTCCCACCCCATTGTGGCATCAAGTACGTTATTACTGAATTGTGAGTTGAGTTCGGATAGGCGGGATGAAATTTCGCCGTAACGTTTTTGTTTTTCCTCTGATAAAGCGATTCCGGAAAGATCGAAATCACGTAGTGAATTTTCAATGGCTTTTTTTTGCGCTACGGAATAAGTGGTAAATTCAGGGCTGTTTTTAAGTGCTAAATAAGCGTTATAAAGTCCTTTATGCTGTCCCACCCAAGTGCTGTATTCGGAAAGTAATGGAAGGCAGGCTTGATAGGCTTCACGTAATTCCGGACTATTCTTCACCGAATTTAGATGAGAAATCGGCGACCAAGCACGGCTTAGACGATCGCTGACTTCCGTTAAAGGCGAAATGAAGTTTTCCCAAGTAAAATGCGGTTGATTTAGCACTTGTTCTATCGTATCACGACAATCTTGAATGAGTTTTTCAACAGCGGGTTGAACGTGTTCAGGGGTAATTTGTGAGAAAGGCGGTAGGCCTTGGAGATTAAGTAGTGGATTTGACATAAATGTTCCTTTTTCTAAAACCGTTCTTTATGTGGCTGCAAATTCTATAATATCAAGGTTGAAAAATCTAAAAAATCAGCAATAATTGCTCACATTCTATGATTCTAGGAACATTATGAAGTACATTTATATTTTATTGGGGTTTCTTTCTCTTGGGCTCGGTATCATTGGTATTTTTCTTCCGATTTTGCCGACAACGCCGTTTCTTTTACTTACTTTATTTTTCTTTGCTAAAGGTTCAAAACGTTTGGAGACTTGGTTTCTTAGTACTGCCGTTTATCAAAAGCATTTGAAATCTTTTAATGAACGCCGTGCAATGACAAAGAAAACGAAGATTTCTATTTTGTTTGTTTCAACAATGATGTTGCTAATCGGTTTTTATTTTACACCTAGTGTGATTGGCAGAAGCGTTATTGCTGTGTTGATCGCCGTAAAATATTGGTTTTTCTTATTTTGGATTAAAACTGAAGAAATGGAAAACGAGGCTGAAAATGAATAACTTTTCCTTATTCGGTTTAAAAAGTGCGGTCATTTTTTCCGTTCTTTTTCTTCTGAGTGGCTGTGATAAATTAAATAGTCCAAAGACGCAGAAAAACCAAACTGAATCAACAAGTTCGGTAACGCAGTCTGTTCCTAAAACGGTGGAATCTTATCGTGAGAAACTGATTCGTGGCATAAGATTTGAGCCTGTTTTAGAGCCTTGGCAAGTAAAAGAGGAAGAACAACTTTCGCTTATTCGTGATTTATTTGAGGGGTTGACGGCTTATGATGAGCAAGGAAATATTGTACCGGCAGCCGCCGAAAGTTGGCAAACGCAAGATAATAAAATATGGCGGTTTGTGTTACGTGAAGGTTTAATGTGGTCAAATGGCGAACCTTTAACGGCGCAAGATTTTGTGTTTTCTTGGCAGACACTTTCCCAATCGCAAACACCGCTGAAATCTTATTTATTATATTTAAATTTGAAAAATGCAAAATCGGTACTGGATAAAAAACAGCAGCCTGAAAATCTTGGAATCTCTGCCGAAAATGACCGCACTTTATTAATTTCTTTGGATAAACCTACCCCTTATTTACCTGAAATGCTGGTTCATATCGCATTGTTGCCGCAATATCAGGGGGCAAAGGCGCAGGTATCAAATGGCGCTTATATGTTTTCATCACGTGATGGAAACGGTGTCCATTTAGTGAAAAATCCATATTATTGGAAGAAAGAGAATGTGTCGTTCAAACGTGTGGATTATGTGCCTTACGATGGAGAAGAAACGCTTTCAAGATTAGATGTCGTGTGGGATATTGGAGATACAACAAATAATATTCAATATTTTCCAAAACTATGCGGTTATTTTTATGAGTTCAACTTGCGCGATCCCAAATTAAGCAATCCTTTAGTGAGAAAAGCGATTGCCTCAAGGGTTTCTGTTGTCGGGATTACGCATAATGAAATGCCAAATGGCATTCCTAGTTCTTATTTTTTGCCAAAAGCGATGTTGCAAGGGGCCGATTCAAGATGGGAACCTGTGGTGGCGGAACAGCTATTGGCGAAAGCTAACATAACAGAAAAGCAGCCATTAATTTTACAGTTGAGTTATGATGATTCTCCACTACATCGCAGTATTGCAAATCGATTAGCGCAGCAATTATCGGAATCGGATTTATTACGACCTGAAACGCAATCAATGAGTTGGCAACAGCTACAAGAGAAGCGGGTGAAAGGAGAATTTCAGTTGGTACGTTCCGGTTGGTGTGGGGATTTTAATCATCCTATGGCATTTTTAGGATTATTTTACTCAAAAAGTCCGGATAATAAGAGCGGTTATGTGAATCCGCAATACGATAAACTTTTTGAGCAAGCATTAAAAAGCGCATCAGAAAAAGAGCGATCGGAAATTTACTTAAAATTAAGTGAGATCATTCAGCAAGAAAATATCGTTCTTCCACTGTTTCAATATACGACACCGGTTTATATTGCACCTTCAATAATGGGAGCGAAACAAAACCCGATAGGATCGATTTCCAGCAAAGACCTGTGGCGAAAAGTAGAAATCACCGAATAACCATAATAAAAATGCCCCGTCAGGAAACAAACGAGGCATTTTTTGCTTAATTGTCTTTATCTTTTTTAATTTCTTCGCATTTTTCAATATCGCTACATTTGCCATAAAGATACAAACTGTGGGCTTTTAATTGAATACCGTATTGTTCGCTAATTTCTTTTTGACGCTGTTCGATAAGATTATCGGAGAACTCAAACACTTTACCGCAATCTTCACAGATGATGTGATCGTGGTGTTCTGTCGGAGCAAGTTCAAAAACCGATTTATTCCCTTCAAAATTATGACGAATTAAAATGTGTGCTTCGTCAAATTGGTTTAATACGCGATAAACCGTGGCAAGACCGATATCACTACCTTGTTCTAACAAAATTTTATACACATCTTCTGCTGAAAAATGCTCATTTTTGTGATTTTGCATTAATGCTAAAATAGTTAGACGAGGTTCGGTGATTTTTAAACCGGCCTTTTTTAGCAATTTAATATTTTCTTCAGACATAAAGTTTCCTTTTTTTAGAATGTTAGGCAAGTTCGGCTAAACACATCTCTTCATAAATTTGTTTACACCATTTTTCTACGCGTTCCGCCGTAAGCTCCGGTTGGCGATCTTCATCAATACATAAACCGATGAAAGTGCCGTCGTCTA
It encodes the following:
- the fur gene encoding ferric iron uptake transcriptional regulator, which produces MSEENIKLLKKAGLKITEPRLTILALMQNHKNEHFSAEDVYKILLEQGSDIGLATVYRVLNQFDEAHILIRHNFEGNKSVFELAPTEHHDHIICEDCGKVFEFSDNLIEQRQKEISEQYGIQLKAHSLYLYGKCSDIEKCEEIKKDKDN
- a CDS encoding peptide ABC transporter substrate-binding protein → MNNFSLFGLKSAVIFSVLFLLSGCDKLNSPKTQKNQTESTSSVTQSVPKTVESYREKLIRGIRFEPVLEPWQVKEEEQLSLIRDLFEGLTAYDEQGNIVPAAAESWQTQDNKIWRFVLREGLMWSNGEPLTAQDFVFSWQTLSQSQTPLKSYLLYLNLKNAKSVLDKKQQPENLGISAENDRTLLISLDKPTPYLPEMLVHIALLPQYQGAKAQVSNGAYMFSSRDGNGVHLVKNPYYWKKENVSFKRVDYVPYDGEETLSRLDVVWDIGDTTNNIQYFPKLCGYFYEFNLRDPKLSNPLVRKAIASRVSVVGITHNEMPNGIPSSYFLPKAMLQGADSRWEPVVAEQLLAKANITEKQPLILQLSYDDSPLHRSIANRLAQQLSESDLLRPETQSMSWQQLQEKRVKGEFQLVRSGWCGDFNHPMAFLGLFYSKSPDNKSGYVNPQYDKLFEQALKSASEKERSEIYLKLSEIIQQENIVLPLFQYTTPVYIAPSIMGAKQNPIGSISSKDLWRKVEITE
- the prlC gene encoding oligopeptidase A, producing the protein MSNPLLNLQGLPPFSQITPEHVQPAVEKLIQDCRDTIEQVLNQPHFTWENFISPLTEVSDRLSRAWSPISHLNSVKNSPELREAYQACLPLLSEYSTWVGQHKGLYNAYLALKNSPEFTTYSVAQKKAIENSLRDFDLSGIALSEEKQKRYGEISSRLSELNSQFSNNVLDATMGWEKVIEDEAELTGLPESALLAAKQSAENKDLKGYRFTLEIPSYLPVMTYCENRALREEMYRAYTTRASDQGPNAGKWDNSQVMEEILTLRVELAKLLGFNTYTELSLATKMAENPQQVLDFLDSLAERAKPQGEKELQELKDYCEKNFGVTELAPWDIGFYSEKQKQHLYAINDEELRPYFPEDRVISGLFELVKRIFNIRAIERFDVDTWHKDVRFFDLIDEKDQIRGSFYLDLYARENKRGGAWMDDCIGRKRKLDGSIQTPIAYLTCNFNAPIGNKPALFTHDEVTTLFHEFGHGIHHMLTQIDVSDVAGINGVPWDAVELPSQFMENWCWEEEALAFISGHYETGEPLPKEKLTQLLKAKNFQAAMFILRQLEFGIFDFRLHHTFEPEKVNQILDTLKAVKSQVAVIKSVDWARAPHSFSHIFAGGYAAGYYSYLWAEVLSADAFSRFEEEGIFNPITGKSFLDEILTRGGSEEPMELFKRFRGREPQLDALLRHKGIAN
- a CDS encoding DUF454 family protein, giving the protein MKYIYILLGFLSLGLGIIGIFLPILPTTPFLLLTLFFFAKGSKRLETWFLSTAVYQKHLKSFNERRAMTKKTKISILFVSTMMLLIGFYFTPSVIGRSVIAVLIAVKYWFFLFWIKTEEMENEAENE